The following are from one region of the Magallana gigas chromosome 6, xbMagGiga1.1, whole genome shotgun sequence genome:
- the LOC105320364 gene encoding protein numb isoform X8 — protein sequence MESLKRRLSFRKKKNHVPECSKPHQWQEDEKKVRDGTCSFQVRYLGCVEVFESRGMQVCEEAVKTLKSQCKGKYQRAVLYVSGDALRVVDEISKSMIVDQTIEKVSFCAPDRNHEKGFAYICRDGTTRRWMCHGFLAVKESVSGERLSHAVGCAFAICLERKQKRDKDSSTGVEVTFSQDKTSFTRMGSFRQTTLTERITDPQSAILAEPVPVRKVDNPFAVERPKATPSMLVRQGSFRGFENLQKDSSPFKRSVSLRLSDLPSTLQRQGAITESSPPKQTDVSAPIQEMSPSKEQEDSISHMCQQLTMGLSQLSSDDAFGTTQRVESTPPHNLTSPAFQAPSPRHTNETNIPSHPAAPVQQTNPWASSSASPAHTATSATNWPSPKATNPFANAPPISGASVSNGGASVSNGGAFGQFPQQPQPPLRSQPPHLQHVRSHSIDTGELSTNQWQSHSRQQARPTLMDMAQQRSFQVNGSAWGESASGVSTKPTGPNVDPFDVAWAAKSANKPTASNNNPFNSARGAQKTFEVKL from the exons ATGGAAAGCCTCAAGAGGCGCCTAAGTTTTCGCAAGAAGAAGAACCACGTCCCGGAATGTTCGAAGCCTCATCAATGGCAGGAGGATGAGAAGAAAGTCCGGGATGGCACCTGCAGCTTCCAAGTCCGG TACCTTGGTTGTGTTGAAGTGTTTGAGTCCAGAGGCATGCAAGTGTGTGAGGAGGCCGTCAAAACGCTGAAATCA cAATGTAAAGGTAAATACCAGAGGGCGGTGCTGTATGTCTCTGGGGACGCGTTACGAGTCGTAGATGAGATCAGTAAG AGTATGATTGTTGACCAAACTATAGAGAAAGTGTCCTTCTGTGCACCAGACAGGAACCACGAGAAGGGATTTGCCTACATCTGCCGGGACGGAACCACCAGACGATGGATGTGTCACGGCTTCCTGGCCGTCAAAGAGTCCGTAAGT GGGGAACGTCTGAGCCATGCTGTAGGCTGCGCTTTCGCCATCTGCCTAGAGCGCAAACAGAAGCGGGACAAGGACTCCAGTACCGGCGTGGAGGTCACATTCTCTCAGGACAAGACCAGCTTCACCAGGATGGGATCCTTCAGACAGACCACCCTCACAGAGAGAATCACTGACCCACAGAGTGCCATACTGGCTG aaCCTGTTCCTGTCAGGAAAGTGGATAACCCCTTTGCAGTGGAGCGACCAAAAGCTACCCCCTCCATGCTGGTCAGACAAGGATCATTTCGAGGCTTTGAGAATTTACAGAAAGATTCATCTCCATTCAAGCGATCTGTTTCTCTGCGACTCAGTGACCTTCCATCTACCTTACAGAGACAAGGGGCAATAACAGAGAGCTCACCACCAAAGCAAACAG ATGTTAGTGCTCCTATTCAAGAGATGTCCCCATCAAAAGAACAAGAAGATTCAATATCTCACATGTGCCAGCAGTTGACCATGGGATTATCACAGCTCAGCTCTGATGATGCATTTGGCACCACCCAGAGAGTGGAGTCCACACCACCTCACAATCTCACCTCACCGGCATTCCAAGCACCAAGCCCTAGGCACACCAATGAAACAA ATATTCCTTCACACCCAGCAGCCCCTGTTCAGCAGACCAATCCATGGGCCTCTTCCAGTGCTAGCCCTGCCCATACTGCCACATCAGCCACTAACTGGCCATCACCAAAGGCCACAAACCCTTTCGCCAATGCTCCACCCATTAGTGGAGCATCAGTCAGCAATGGTGGTGCGTCAGTCAGCAATGGTGGTGCATTTGGACAGTTTCCACAACAACCTCAACCTCCCTTACGTTCACAACCGCCCCACTTGCAGCACGTACGGAGTCATTCCATAGACACTGGTGAACTGTCAACGAATCAGTGGCAAAGTCATTCGCGTCAACAAGCTCGGCCGACTCTTATGGATATGGCTCAACAGAGAAGCTTTCAGGTGAATGGCAGTGCTTGGGGAGAATCGGCATCTGGGGTCTCAACAAAGCCCACAGGACCCAATGTTGACCCCTTTGATGTGGCTTGGGCTGCAAAGTCGGCCAACAAGCCGACAGCATCGAACAATAACCCATTTAACAGTGCCCGGGGTGCTCAGAAAACGTTCGAGGTCAAATTATAG
- the LOC105320364 gene encoding protein numb isoform X7, producing the protein MTAGMESLKRRLSFRKKKNHVPECSKPHQWQEDEKKVRDGTCSFQVRYLGCVEVFESRGMQVCEEAVKTLKSQCKGKYQRAVLYVSGDALRVVDEISKSMIVDQTIEKVSFCAPDRNHEKGFAYICRDGTTRRWMCHGFLAVKESGERLSHAVGCAFAICLERKQKRDKDSSTGVEVTFSQDKTSFTRMGSFRQTTLTERITDPQSAILAEPVPVRKVDNPFAVERPKATPSMLVRQGSFRGFENLQKDSSPFKRSVSLRLSDLPSTLQRQGAITESSPPKQTDVSAPIQEMSPSKEQEDSISHMCQQLTMGLSQLSSDDAFGTTQRVESTPPHNLTSPAFQAPSPRHTNETNIPSHPAAPVQQTNPWASSSASPAHTATSATNWPSPKATNPFANAPPISGASVSNGGASVSNGGAFGQFPQQPQPPLRSQPPHLQHVRSHSIDTGELSTNQWQSHSRQQARPTLMDMAQQRSFQVNGSAWGESASGVSTKPTGPNVDPFDVAWAAKSANKPTASNNNPFNSARGAQKTFEVKL; encoded by the exons ATGACA GCTGGCATGGAAAGCCTCAAGAGGCGCCTAAGTTTTCGCAAGAAGAAGAACCACGTCCCGGAATGTTCGAAGCCTCATCAATGGCAGGAGGATGAGAAGAAAGTCCGGGATGGCACCTGCAGCTTCCAAGTCCGG TACCTTGGTTGTGTTGAAGTGTTTGAGTCCAGAGGCATGCAAGTGTGTGAGGAGGCCGTCAAAACGCTGAAATCA cAATGTAAAGGTAAATACCAGAGGGCGGTGCTGTATGTCTCTGGGGACGCGTTACGAGTCGTAGATGAGATCAGTAAG AGTATGATTGTTGACCAAACTATAGAGAAAGTGTCCTTCTGTGCACCAGACAGGAACCACGAGAAGGGATTTGCCTACATCTGCCGGGACGGAACCACCAGACGATGGATGTGTCACGGCTTCCTGGCCGTCAAAGAGTCC GGGGAACGTCTGAGCCATGCTGTAGGCTGCGCTTTCGCCATCTGCCTAGAGCGCAAACAGAAGCGGGACAAGGACTCCAGTACCGGCGTGGAGGTCACATTCTCTCAGGACAAGACCAGCTTCACCAGGATGGGATCCTTCAGACAGACCACCCTCACAGAGAGAATCACTGACCCACAGAGTGCCATACTGGCTG aaCCTGTTCCTGTCAGGAAAGTGGATAACCCCTTTGCAGTGGAGCGACCAAAAGCTACCCCCTCCATGCTGGTCAGACAAGGATCATTTCGAGGCTTTGAGAATTTACAGAAAGATTCATCTCCATTCAAGCGATCTGTTTCTCTGCGACTCAGTGACCTTCCATCTACCTTACAGAGACAAGGGGCAATAACAGAGAGCTCACCACCAAAGCAAACAG ATGTTAGTGCTCCTATTCAAGAGATGTCCCCATCAAAAGAACAAGAAGATTCAATATCTCACATGTGCCAGCAGTTGACCATGGGATTATCACAGCTCAGCTCTGATGATGCATTTGGCACCACCCAGAGAGTGGAGTCCACACCACCTCACAATCTCACCTCACCGGCATTCCAAGCACCAAGCCCTAGGCACACCAATGAAACAA ATATTCCTTCACACCCAGCAGCCCCTGTTCAGCAGACCAATCCATGGGCCTCTTCCAGTGCTAGCCCTGCCCATACTGCCACATCAGCCACTAACTGGCCATCACCAAAGGCCACAAACCCTTTCGCCAATGCTCCACCCATTAGTGGAGCATCAGTCAGCAATGGTGGTGCGTCAGTCAGCAATGGTGGTGCATTTGGACAGTTTCCACAACAACCTCAACCTCCCTTACGTTCACAACCGCCCCACTTGCAGCACGTACGGAGTCATTCCATAGACACTGGTGAACTGTCAACGAATCAGTGGCAAAGTCATTCGCGTCAACAAGCTCGGCCGACTCTTATGGATATGGCTCAACAGAGAAGCTTTCAGGTGAATGGCAGTGCTTGGGGAGAATCGGCATCTGGGGTCTCAACAAAGCCCACAGGACCCAATGTTGACCCCTTTGATGTGGCTTGGGCTGCAAAGTCGGCCAACAAGCCGACAGCATCGAACAATAACCCATTTAACAGTGCCCGGGGTGCTCAGAAAACGTTCGAGGTCAAATTATAG